Proteins encoded together in one Schistocerca americana isolate TAMUIC-IGC-003095 chromosome 8, iqSchAmer2.1, whole genome shotgun sequence window:
- the LOC124545765 gene encoding pupal cuticle protein Edg-91-like has protein sequence MALVFLLSALAQHACAGGMGQDDEDDATTGPRRGRTFGLLGNALFGEGLLGGAGGGGGLFGSGRPGLFGGILEGLFGGGGVRPLPILLLGSGGWLSPFRRPYRPSPAVPYYPRPYGFQGYLDDDGDYYYRGGSEADHLVPEFH, from the exons ATGGCGCTGGTGTTCCTGCTGTCCGCCCTGGCCCAGCACGCATGCGCGGGAGGGATGGGTCAGGATGACGAAGACGACGCAACGACAGGGCCGCGCAGGGGACGGACTTTCGGCCTCCTGGGGAACGCCCTGTTCGGCGAAGGGCTGCTTGGAGGCGCTGGCGGAGGAGGAGGGCTCTTCGGGAGCGGCAGACCCGGTCTCTTCGGTGGCATCCTAGAGGGGCTCTTCGGCGGCGGCG GTGTGAGACCGCTGCCGATCCTTCTTCTAGGGTCCGGAGGGTGGCTGTCGCCCTTTCGCAGGCCCTACCGGCCATCTCCGGCGGTGCCCTACTACCCCAGGCCCTACGGCTTCCAAGGGTACCTCGACGACGACGGCGATTATTACTACCGCGGCGGAAGCGAAGCTGACCACTTAGTGCCGGAGTTCCACTAG